From a single Okeanomitos corallinicola TIOX110 genomic region:
- a CDS encoding orange carotenoid protein N-terminal domain-containing protein — MTFTSDSRFTQAFNYSNQTVDAVASTTAVFKALSIDDQLAVLWYAYTEMGKSITPAATGAARLQLAEGLLNQIKQMSHAEQLEAMRDLAAQKNTQVSRAYGILSANTKLAFWYELAVLMAKGFVVPVPAGYQISRDGAQVLATLQELDFGQQITVFRKVVTEMGVDPLAD, encoded by the coding sequence ATGACTTTCACTTCTGACTCCCGCTTTACTCAGGCTTTCAACTACAGCAACCAAACAGTTGATGCTGTAGCCTCAACAACTGCTGTATTTAAAGCTTTAAGCATAGATGATCAACTAGCAGTTCTGTGGTATGCTTACACAGAAATGGGTAAGTCAATCACCCCAGCAGCTACAGGTGCGGCTAGGTTACAATTGGCAGAAGGTTTGTTGAATCAAATTAAACAAATGTCTCATGCAGAGCAGTTGGAAGCAATGCGTGATTTAGCTGCTCAGAAAAATACTCAAGTTTCTCGTGCTTACGGAATTCTCAGTGCTAACACCAAATTAGCTTTTTGGTACGAGTTAGCAGTATTGATGGCAAAAGGTTTTGTAGTACCCGTACCCGCAGGTTATCAAATTTCTCGTGATGGGGCCCAGGTTTTAGCCACACTGCAAGAACTAGATTTTGGTCAACAAATAACTGTTTTCCGCAAAGTAGTTACAGAAATGGGTGTAGATCCCCTTGCTGACTAA
- a CDS encoding nuclear transport factor 2 family protein, protein MNITLEKITQPTILNYFQKLNAGDFTATANLFAEDGVMYPPLDPAVIGSEEIATYLQKEAQDIKAEPQQIDSENLADNHIQIKITGKAHTSWCAVNVMWLFILNPKREILEAKIKLLASPQDLVALRPPHKEYTELPSMNN, encoded by the coding sequence ATGAATATCACTTTGGAAAAAATTACACAACCAACTATTTTAAATTACTTTCAAAAACTAAACGCAGGAGATTTTACAGCTACGGCTAACTTATTTGCAGAAGATGGTGTCATGTATCCACCTTTAGATCCTGCTGTAATTGGATCAGAAGAAATAGCCACTTACTTGCAAAAAGAAGCACAAGACATCAAAGCCGAACCACAGCAAATAGATAGTGAAAATTTAGCGGATAACCACATCCAGATCAAAATTACAGGTAAAGCTCACACATCTTGGTGTGCTGTGAATGTGATGTGGTTATTTATTCTCAACCCAAAACGGGAAATTCTGGAAGCAAAAATCAAACTTCTAGCTTCACCCCAAGATTTAGTAGCTTTACGTCCACCGCACAAGGAATATACAGAACTACCTTCAATGAATAATTAA
- a CDS encoding HAD-IA family hydrolase, translating to MTQKVIIFDFDGTIADTVDALVTIANRLAVEFGYIQISANELKLLRNLTAREIIKYSGVSLFKIPFLVKKVKGELKNKIKDLEPISGIPEALTELTEKGYRLGIITSNSQENVNEFLKCHHLDYLFEFIHSGVTIFGKTTIINNVLRQRQIKPQTVIYVGDETRDIEAAKKANIQVVGVTWGFNSAEALAKEKPDFLIHDPSELLDVVTNC from the coding sequence ATGACCCAGAAAGTAATAATATTTGATTTTGATGGCACAATTGCAGATACAGTAGATGCTCTTGTCACTATTGCTAATCGTTTAGCTGTAGAGTTTGGTTATATACAAATTTCTGCAAATGAACTCAAACTTTTAAGGAATTTAACTGCCAGGGAAATAATTAAATATTCTGGTGTCTCGTTGTTTAAAATACCTTTCCTAGTTAAAAAAGTTAAAGGAGAATTAAAAAATAAAATCAAAGATTTAGAACCTATATCTGGGATACCAGAAGCACTCACAGAACTAACCGAGAAAGGATATAGACTAGGAATTATTACTTCTAATTCTCAAGAAAATGTGAATGAATTTCTCAAATGTCATCATTTAGATTATTTATTTGAATTTATTCACTCAGGAGTAACTATTTTTGGCAAGACAACGATCATTAATAACGTATTACGACAAAGGCAGATTAAACCACAAACAGTTATTTATGTAGGTGATGAAACCAGAGATATAGAAGCTGCGAAAAAAGCTAATATTCAAGTGGTTGGGGTAACTTGGGGTTTTAACTCTGCTGAAGCTTTAGCTAAGGAAAAGCCAGATTTTTTAATTCATGATCCTAGTGAATTATTAGATGTGGTGACAAATTGTTGA
- a CDS encoding anti-sigma regulatory factor, with translation MKSELHVPSNLSFVTIVENWLLGCLKIQLGDSLDWSELSSRLRLVLIEAYSNAVRHAHKDQPGLPILLRLEIKDRNLIIEVWDYGQGFDMSSYFPPHPTQKQEGGYGWLIMNSLMDKVEYRLQIDGGNCLKLETTIPELMQQTDKTGSL, from the coding sequence ATGAAAAGTGAGCTTCATGTACCAAGTAATTTAAGTTTTGTAACAATCGTAGAAAATTGGTTGTTGGGATGCTTGAAAATTCAACTGGGAGACTCTTTAGATTGGTCAGAACTATCCAGCCGTTTGCGCCTAGTGTTGATTGAAGCCTACTCTAATGCTGTGCGTCATGCTCATAAAGATCAGCCTGGTTTACCAATATTACTACGGTTAGAAATTAAAGACCGCAATTTGATCATTGAAGTTTGGGACTATGGTCAAGGCTTTGATATGTCTAGCTATTTTCCTCCTCATCCTACACAGAAACAAGAAGGGGGTTATGGATGGCTAATTATGAATAGTTTGATGGATAAGGTAGAGTATCGCTTACAAATAGATGGTGGTAATTGCTTAAAATTAGAAACAACTATTCCAGAACTGATGCAACAGACGGATAAAACAGGTTCTTTATAA
- the queG gene encoding tRNA epoxyqueuosine(34) reductase QueG yields MNQYPITSDILKEKARELGFHKIGIASLGELETKESQRLQTWMKMGYHAGMEWMGNPKRQDVRLVMPEVRSLVCVAINYYTPHQHLESKEYGKISRYGWGRDYHKVLHKKLKQLAMWLESQDEEIKTRYYADTGPIQDKVWAQKAGIGWIAKNGNVITREYGSWVFLGEVLTNVELESDRPATQHCGTCTRCIEACPTDAITEPFVLDANKCIAYHTIENRAETLPESITANLQGWVAGCDICQDVCPWNQRFAQVTDVKDFQPYPGNLTPKLLELAQITDEEWDQRFPASALRRIKPEMLRRNARANLDASRLKNDPESNNI; encoded by the coding sequence ATGAATCAGTATCCAATTACCAGCGACATATTAAAAGAGAAAGCCAGGGAGTTGGGTTTTCATAAAATTGGGATTGCTAGTTTAGGAGAGTTAGAAACTAAAGAATCTCAAAGATTGCAAACATGGATGAAGATGGGTTATCACGCAGGGATGGAGTGGATGGGAAACCCAAAACGTCAGGATGTGCGGTTAGTGATGCCAGAGGTGCGATCGCTTGTGTGTGTGGCAATAAATTATTACACTCCTCACCAACACCTAGAAAGTAAAGAATATGGGAAAATTTCCCGCTATGGTTGGGGCAGGGATTATCATAAGGTACTGCATAAAAAATTAAAACAACTGGCTATGTGGTTAGAATCACAGGATGAAGAGATAAAAACCAGATATTATGCAGACACAGGCCCAATACAAGATAAAGTGTGGGCGCAAAAAGCTGGGATTGGTTGGATTGCTAAAAATGGTAATGTGATTACTAGGGAGTATGGTTCTTGGGTATTTTTGGGAGAAGTATTAACTAATGTCGAGTTAGAGAGCGATCGCCCAGCTACCCAACATTGTGGAACTTGCACAAGATGTATCGAAGCTTGTCCCACGGATGCAATTACTGAACCATTTGTATTAGATGCTAATAAATGTATTGCTTATCATACTATTGAAAACAGAGCAGAAACATTACCGGAAAGTATTACAGCAAACTTGCAAGGATGGGTAGCAGGTTGTGATATTTGTCAAGATGTCTGCCCTTGGAATCAGCGTTTTGCTCAAGTAACTGATGTCAAAGATTTTCAGCCCTATCCTGGGAATTTAACACCCAAGCTGCTAGAATTAGCGCAAATCACAGATGAGGAGTGGGATCAACGATTTCCAGCATCAGCCTTGCGGCGAATTAAACCAGAAATGTTACGCAGAAACGCTCGTGCTAATCTTGACGCATCTAGGTTAAAGAATGACCCAGAAAGTAATAATATTTGA